From the Clostridium putrefaciens genome, one window contains:
- a CDS encoding ABC transporter ATP-binding protein: MQIKTLDLEAYLGESHILKGISIHANKKEFVGIIGPNGSGKSTLLKCLYRSLKPSIGTIFLDDKDIRDFSIKESAKRMAVVSQHNNYNFDFNVADMVLMGRSPHKKFIEKDNAKDYEIMEESLEKVGMKSYAKRSFSTLSGGEKQRIILARALAQKAECLILDEPTNHLDIKYQLQFMSTVKELDITVISAIHDLNIAALYCDKIYAMKAGKIISYGTPKEVLTKELIKSLYEVDAKVIEDDETGNLNIIYRSHTLNLKDKK, from the coding sequence ATGCAAATAAAGACTTTAGATTTAGAAGCTTACTTAGGAGAAAGTCATATTTTAAAGGGAATTTCTATTCATGCAAATAAAAAAGAATTTGTAGGAATTATAGGACCTAATGGTAGTGGAAAGAGTACACTTTTAAAATGTTTATATAGAAGTCTTAAACCTTCTATTGGAACAATATTTTTAGATGATAAAGATATAAGAGATTTTTCAATAAAGGAAAGTGCTAAAAGAATGGCAGTGGTATCTCAACATAATAATTATAACTTTGACTTTAATGTGGCAGATATGGTTTTAATGGGACGTTCTCCACATAAGAAGTTTATAGAGAAAGACAATGCTAAAGATTATGAAATAATGGAGGAGTCCTTAGAGAAGGTGGGTATGAAAAGTTATGCTAAAAGAAGCTTTTCTACTTTGTCTGGAGGCGAAAAGCAAAGAATAATTCTTGCAAGAGCACTAGCACAAAAGGCAGAGTGTCTTATACTAGATGAACCTACAAATCATCTAGATATAAAATATCAACTCCAGTTTATGTCTACTGTAAAAGAACTTGATATAACTGTTATATCAGCCATTCATGATTTAAATATTGCTGCCCTGTATTGCGATAAAATTTATGCAATGAAGGCTGGAAAGATTATTAGTTATGGAACTCCAAAAGAAGTTCTAACAAAGGAACTAATAAAATCTTTATATGAAGTTGATGCTAAAGTTATAGAAGATGATGAAACAGGGAATTTAAATATTATTTATAGATCACATACCCTAAATTTAAAAGATAAAAAGTGA